From the genome of Acipenser ruthenus chromosome 14, fAciRut3.2 maternal haplotype, whole genome shotgun sequence, one region includes:
- the LOC117420127 gene encoding rab GDP dissociation inhibitor beta-like has translation MNEEYDVIVLGTGLTECILSGIMSVNGKKVLHMDRNSYYGGDSASITPLEDFYKRFNIPGTPPESMGKGRDWNVDLVPKFLMANGQLVKMLLFTEVTRYLDFKVIEGSFVYKGGKIYKVPSTETEALASSLMGLFEKRRFRKFLVYVANFDVNDPKTLEGVDPHKSTMRDVYKKFDLGQDVIDFTGHALALYRTDDYLDQPCLESINRIKLYSESLARYGKSPYLYPLYGLGELPQGFARLSAIYGGTYMLNKPIEEIVMENGKVVGVKSEGEVARCKQLICDPSYVSDRVTKAGQVIRVICIMSHPIKNTSDANSCQIIIPQNQVNRKSDIYVCMISYAHNVAAQGKYIAIVSTTVETNDPEKEIKPALDLLDPVEQKFVSISDQFAPTDLGTESQIFISRAYDATTHFETTCDDIKDIYKRMMGTEFDFEEMKRKKSDIFGDTEQ, from the exons ATGAATGAAGAATATGATGTTATTGTCCTGGGAACTGGACTCACG GAATGCATCCTCTCAGGTATAATGTCTGTGAATGGAAAAAAGGTGCTGCACATGGACCGCAACTCTTACTATGGAGGTGACAGTGCATCCATCACTCCCTTGGAAGAT ttCTACAAAAGATTCAACATCCCTGGTACCCCACCAGAGTCCATGGGAAAGGGAAGAGACTGGAATGTGGATCTTGTCCCCAAGTTCCTTATGGCTAATG GTCAGCTTGTAAAGATGCTGCTGTTTACTGAAGTGACCCGTTACCTTGACTTCAAGGTGATTGAGGGAAGCTTTGTATACAAGGGAGGGAAAATTTACAAAGTCCCATCCACTGAAACAGAGGCCTTGGCATCCA GTTTAATGGGGTTATTTGAGAAGCGACGATTCAGAAAATTTTTAGTTTATGTTGCCAACTTTGACGTCAACGATCCAAAAACCTTGGAAGGTGTTGACCCCCACAAGTCAACCATGCGTGATGTGTACAAGAAATTCGACCTGGGCCAGGATGTAATTGACTTTACAGGTCATGCACTTGCTCTCTACAGGACTGATGA TTACTTGGACCAACCATGCCTAGAGTCTATCAACAGGATTAAGCTTTACAGTGAGTCTCTGGCTAGATATGGAAAAAGCCCTTACCTTTACCCTCTGTATGGTCTTGGAGAGTTGCCACAGGGGTTTGCAAG ATTAAGTGCCATTTATGGAGGTACCTACATGCTGAACAAACCTATTGAGGAGATTGTTATGGAGAATGGAAAAGTGGTTGGAGTAAAATCTGAAGGCGAG GTTGCCCGCTGTAAGCAGCTGATCTGTGATCCAAGCTATGTATCTGATCGTGTGACAAAAGCAGGACAGGTGATCAGAGTTATCTGTATCATGAGCCATCCAATCAAGAACACAAGTGATGCCAACTCGTGCCAGATCATCATTCCACAGAACCAAGTAAACAGGAAATCTG ATATCTATGTCTGCATGATTTCCTATGCACACAATGTTGCAGCACAGGGAAAATATATTGCTATTGTCAGCACTACAGTGGAAACCAATGACCCAGAGAAAGAGATCAAACCTGCTTTGGACCTTCTTGACCCAGTTGAACAgaa GTTTGTCAGCATCAGCGATCAGTTTGCTCCGACTGACTTAGGAACAGAAAGCCAG ATCTTTATTTCCCGTGCTTATGATGCTACAACTCATTTTGAGACCACTTGTGATGACATCAAAGACATCTACAAGAGGATGATGGGCACAGAGTTTGACTTTGAAGAAATGAAGCGCAAAAAGAGTGACATCTTTGGTGATACTGAGcagtaa
- the ankrd16 gene encoding ankyrin repeat domain-containing protein 16: MHRGRLIKKFYLMHSIFKIIIIIMGWEDKLKYLVKLTQEGQFAVIKKELTEEKNLQCLVKNKRFGKSGDTLLHYAARHGHLDLLRYFIEELGLDIELFNSDYKRALHEAASMSQRDCVQYLISKGAKIDCLKKADWTPLMMSCTKKNLAIIKDLIDHGANAALKNKDGWNCFHIACREGDPYIIQHLLDVCPGVWKTESKILRTPLHTAAMHGCADVVKILLDRCQYEPDCRDSCGVTPFMDAVRNGHIDIAKLLMEKQQASFTAADNLGAKPLHQAAVTAQDEAIRFLLKDLGGDVNEPATDIKLTALHYAAKEGHAYTIQTLVSLGADVQAKDAKGRSALHMACAGQHTGCVRILLQTGLQDSADNMGTLAKQLAKKQEVVNVFEETLASQ, from the exons ATGCACAGGGGCAGATTAATTAAAAAGTTCTACCTAATGCactcaatatttaaaataataataataattatggggTGGGAAGATAAACTGAAGTATCTGGTAAAACTAACCCAAGAAGGACAGTTTGCTGTTATTAAGAAAGAACTTACTGAGGAGAAGAATCTTCAATGTTTGGTAAAAAATAAACGCTTTGGGAAGTCAGGAGACACGTTGCTACACTATGCAGCCAGGCACGGGCATTTAGACTTGTTGAGATACTTCATAGAAGAGTTGGGATTGGATATAGAATTATTTAATAGTGATTACAAGAGAGCCCTACACGAAGCAGCTTCCATGAGCCAGAGGGACTGTGTGCAATACCTGATTTCCAAAGGGGCCAAGATTGACTGCTTGAAAAAGGCAGACTG gaCCCCTCTTATGATGTCTTGCACCAAGAAAAACCTTGCCATTATTAAAGATTTAATAGACCATGGGGCTAATGCTGCTCTGAAGAACAAGGACGGCTGGAACTGTTTTCACATTGCCTGTCGAGAGGGAGACCCCTATATTATACAACACCTGCTTGATGTCTGTCCTGGAGTCTGGAAGACAGAGAGCAAGATCCTGAGAACTCCACTGCATACTGCAG CTATGCATGGTTGTGCTGACGTTGTGAAAATACTACTGGATAG ATGTCAGTATGAACCTGATTGCAGAGACAGCTGTGGAGTTACTCCTTTCATGGATGCTGTCCGAAATGGCCACATTGATATAGCAAAACTTCTGATGGAAAAGCAGCAG GCTTCTTTTACAGCTGCTGATAATCTAGGAGCAAAGCCTTTACACCAGGCTGCAGTAACTGCCCAGGATGAAGCGATTCGGTTCCTTCTCAAGGATCTTGGAGGGGATGTTAACGAACCTGCCACAGATATCAAACTCACCGCACTACACTATGCAGCTAAG GAAGGCCATGCGTATACAATCCAGACTCTCGTTTCATTAGGAGCTGACGTTCAAGCAAAGGATGCAAAAGGACGATCTG CTCTCCACATGGCATGTGCAGGGCAGCACACTGGCTGTGTGAGAATTCTACTTCAAACTGGCCTGCAGGACTCAGCAGACAACATGGGAACACTAGCAAAACAGTTAGCCAAAAAACAAGAAGTGGTAAATGTTTTTGAAGAAACACTTGCTTCCCAATAA